The following proteins come from a genomic window of Paenibacillus swuensis:
- a CDS encoding Gfo/Idh/MocA family protein, whose translation MDKLKVGMISFAHLHAHSYLDALVQMPDVVIVGIADENRSRVEDVLNRYQLPYYENYHDLLATDVDAVVICSENAYHAQMTIDAARAGKNVLCEKPLGISVQEMERMIEVCKENDVQLMTAFPCRYLAAVVQAKKAIDDGEIGNIVAIKGTNRGSFPQPEWFADKTLSGGGAVMDHTVHVMDLMNWFLGSRVVEVHAYAESLFYGKKIDDSGMVHVKFDNGVFAVLDPSWSRTASYPTWGDVTMEIVGTKGVLSIDSFAQKNVVYSEETGKGEWSYWGDNMDLYMLKAFVQAILDGNPVPISGEDGLRSVEVALGAYESATLGRPVTLPQKTK comes from the coding sequence ATGGATAAATTGAAGGTCGGCATGATAAGCTTTGCTCATTTGCATGCGCACAGTTATTTGGACGCGTTGGTGCAGATGCCCGATGTCGTTATTGTCGGCATTGCTGACGAGAACAGAAGCCGGGTGGAAGACGTACTAAACCGTTACCAACTGCCGTATTACGAAAACTATCACGATCTGCTGGCTACGGATGTGGATGCCGTTGTGATCTGTTCGGAAAATGCGTACCATGCACAAATGACAATAGATGCCGCACGCGCCGGTAAGAATGTACTGTGCGAGAAGCCGCTCGGCATTTCCGTGCAAGAGATGGAGCGCATGATCGAGGTGTGTAAGGAAAATGATGTACAACTGATGACAGCGTTTCCATGCCGGTATTTGGCTGCTGTTGTTCAGGCGAAAAAGGCCATTGACGACGGAGAAATCGGCAATATAGTAGCCATCAAAGGCACAAACCGCGGAAGCTTCCCGCAGCCCGAATGGTTTGCCGACAAGACGTTGTCAGGGGGCGGAGCGGTCATGGATCATACCGTTCATGTCATGGATTTGATGAATTGGTTCCTTGGCTCCAGGGTAGTTGAAGTGCACGCCTATGCGGAGAGCTTGTTTTACGGCAAGAAAATTGATGATTCGGGCATGGTACATGTAAAGTTCGACAATGGCGTTTTTGCTGTCCTGGATCCGAGCTGGTCACGCACCGCAAGTTACCCGACTTGGGGAGACGTAACCATGGAAATCGTCGGGACGAAGGGCGTCCTTTCAATCGATTCTTTCGCTCAAAAAAATGTTGTATATAGTGAGGAGACAGGAAAAGGGGAATGGAGCTACTGGGGCGATAACATGGATTTGTACATGCTCAAAGCTTTCGTTCAGGCCATTCTTGACGGGAACCCGGTCCCGATCAGCGGCGAGGATGGATTGAGATCAGTGGAGGTTGCGCTGGGAGCTTATGAATCAGCAACACTTGGAAGACCCGTAACATTGCCGCAGAAAACAAAATAA
- a CDS encoding Gfo/Idh/MocA family protein: MKVAVVGCGGMGSIHAHSYAKMPAVKLVGVCDIRMEMAEELAGETGTTAFGSLEAMITAVDPDVVSITLPSYLHKDYVCKAADFGKHIICEKPLALTSNDAEEISRYCEHKGVQLYVGHVVRFFPEYVRMKQEIDAGRVGRVGVAHARRVGEHPGNKSLWFKEMEKSGGVILDLMVHDIDYMRWTLGEVKSVYCLNHRDEKMDYALVTLVFHNGTIANLEGFWGYPGSFRTSAEFAGSKGIIQNDSMASQSLHIRKASVNFDRSKFAEVPQSPGYKSPYDLELAHFLACIQEQQEPRVTAKDACQAVRIAEAALESARTGNVVML, translated from the coding sequence ATGAAAGTCGCCGTAGTTGGATGTGGAGGAATGGGCAGCATACATGCGCACAGCTATGCCAAAATGCCCGCTGTGAAGCTGGTGGGCGTCTGTGATATCCGAATGGAGATGGCTGAAGAATTGGCCGGGGAGACGGGAACGACAGCTTTTGGATCGCTGGAAGCAATGATAACCGCCGTGGACCCGGATGTCGTCAGCATTACGCTGCCGAGCTATTTGCACAAGGATTATGTGTGCAAGGCAGCGGATTTCGGCAAGCACATTATATGTGAGAAGCCACTGGCGTTGACGTCGAATGATGCAGAAGAAATTAGCCGGTATTGCGAGCACAAAGGAGTTCAACTGTATGTTGGCCATGTGGTGCGCTTCTTTCCGGAATATGTCCGGATGAAGCAGGAAATTGACGCTGGCAGGGTAGGTCGGGTAGGGGTCGCCCATGCCAGACGGGTAGGCGAGCATCCGGGAAATAAAAGTCTATGGTTCAAAGAGATGGAGAAGAGCGGCGGCGTCATTCTGGATCTGATGGTGCACGATATCGATTATATGCGCTGGACGCTCGGCGAGGTGAAGTCGGTCTATTGCCTGAATCACAGAGACGAGAAAATGGACTATGCGCTGGTCACCCTGGTTTTCCATAACGGGACCATTGCCAATCTGGAAGGATTCTGGGGATATCCCGGATCTTTTCGCACATCTGCGGAATTCGCCGGTTCCAAGGGCATCATTCAGAATGACAGCATGGCTTCGCAATCGTTGCATATCCGTAAGGCGTCTGTGAATTTCGATCGTTCCAAATTTGCGGAAGTGCCGCAAAGTCCAGGCTACAAGAGCCCATACGATCTGGAGCTGGCCCATTTTCTTGCATGCATTCAAGAGCAGCAAGAGCCAAGGGTTACGGCGAAGGACGCCTGTCAGGCCGTAAGAATTGCGGAAGCTGCACTTGAATCCGCACGTACCGGGAACGTTGTCATGTTGTAA
- a CDS encoding helix-turn-helix domain-containing protein codes for MKNLKEPIYYQSPLLSLKVSSFVVSHGEQTVDRPWHYHKELEFILVRQGHLECLTTEQVYTLNQGDVLLLGSSQLHHTRKIGDQTLDHIVLHIDLESYYEPAMMMYFPYFSELHAPLSVLNYIFQENQLVKEEISRTILLIYEEMHTKTIGYEMAANMHVRQLLLLLLRSDHGLKLRGYDRMDAAIFRQVTDFIDDHLSDKIEMERVCSLVNMSYSYFSRYFKQAVGMSFTEFVNLKRIKKAERLLVTKKSSITEIASLVGIENMAHFYKLFKRFNGCTPKEYMNRLRTRGGLPQVISNS; via the coding sequence ATGAAGAATTTGAAGGAGCCGATCTACTACCAAAGTCCGCTGCTCAGCCTGAAAGTATCCTCCTTCGTCGTTTCCCACGGAGAGCAGACAGTAGATCGTCCATGGCATTATCATAAAGAATTGGAGTTCATCCTTGTTCGGCAAGGACATCTTGAATGTTTAACGACCGAGCAGGTGTATACCTTGAACCAAGGCGACGTTTTGCTGCTGGGATCCTCTCAACTTCACCATACTAGAAAGATTGGAGATCAAACCCTGGACCATATCGTGCTTCATATAGATCTTGAATCCTACTACGAGCCTGCTATGATGATGTATTTCCCGTATTTTTCGGAGCTCCATGCGCCTCTCAGTGTACTCAATTATATTTTCCAGGAAAATCAGCTGGTGAAGGAAGAAATTTCGCGTACGATCCTACTTATCTATGAAGAAATGCATACCAAAACGATAGGCTATGAAATGGCGGCAAACATGCATGTCCGACAGCTGCTTCTGCTTCTGCTGAGAAGCGATCATGGCTTAAAGTTGCGCGGATACGACAGGATGGATGCTGCCATCTTCCGCCAGGTTACCGACTTCATTGACGATCATTTGTCCGACAAAATTGAAATGGAGCGCGTCTGCTCCCTTGTCAATATGAGCTACTCTTATTTCTCCCGCTATTTCAAACAAGCCGTCGGGATGTCTTTCACCGAATTCGTCAACTTGAAGCGAATCAAAAAAGCCGAACGGCTGCTCGTGACGAAAAAATCCAGCATTACCGAAATCGCCTCCCTGGTAGGTATTGAGAATATGGCGCATTTCTATAAGCTGTTCAAGCGCTTTAACGGGTGCACGCCCAAGGAGTATATGAATAGATTGAGAACGCGTGGAGGGCTGCCGCAAGTAATAAGCAATTCGTGA
- a CDS encoding FtsW/RodA/SpoVE family cell cycle protein, which yields MFLLSKLKKFDYSIVVLLIGFSVICYGILYSATLNASEEFTGLHSKMLQFYILSFAVMVLVGLVDFRIFLKVHYISYAVGLLLLVLVYFIGAKYNSAQGWFSLPGGLSFQPAELFKLILIITIAAYISKRNQEHLRFLADFIPIVLLAIVPFGLVVLQPDLGNALSYFFIFMAAMWIGNMKLTHFAVLIAFLAAVMGTSLMLYNVYHDSLYTYLESHGNGHWMTRVDTLLFPERVDSSDSYHVDNAIQAIGSGQLFGDGYLKGDSTQLGSIPYAYSDSIFVVVGEEFGFVGSATLIFLYFFLIYRMIMVALSSDSYFGAMIVVGIITMYIYQIFENIGMLIGLVPLTGITLPFVSYGGTSLLINMISIGLIQSIRVHSGEVSE from the coding sequence ATGTTTCTCTTATCCAAACTCAAGAAATTTGACTATTCGATCGTGGTATTGCTCATCGGGTTTAGCGTCATTTGCTACGGCATCTTATATAGCGCCACATTGAACGCATCCGAGGAATTCACAGGCTTGCATTCCAAAATGCTGCAATTCTACATCTTATCCTTCGCCGTTATGGTACTCGTTGGCCTGGTGGATTTTCGAATTTTTCTCAAGGTGCATTATATCTCGTACGCGGTCGGGCTGCTCTTGCTGGTGTTGGTTTACTTTATCGGTGCCAAATATAACAGCGCGCAAGGATGGTTTTCCCTGCCGGGGGGACTCAGCTTTCAGCCTGCGGAGCTGTTTAAACTCATACTGATCATAACCATTGCCGCCTATATTTCCAAAAGAAATCAAGAACATCTGCGATTCTTAGCGGATTTTATCCCGATCGTGTTGCTTGCTATCGTCCCCTTCGGCTTAGTGGTGCTCCAGCCTGATCTGGGAAACGCGTTAAGTTACTTCTTTATTTTTATGGCAGCGATGTGGATCGGGAATATGAAGTTGACTCATTTTGCCGTATTGATCGCGTTTCTGGCCGCTGTAATGGGAACTTCCCTGATGTTGTACAACGTCTACCACGACAGCCTGTATACCTATTTGGAGTCGCATGGAAATGGTCATTGGATGACCCGGGTGGATACGTTGCTGTTTCCGGAGAGGGTGGATTCCAGCGATTCGTATCATGTGGACAACGCCATACAGGCGATCGGTTCCGGACAGCTATTCGGCGACGGTTATCTGAAAGGGGACTCCACGCAACTGGGCTCCATTCCGTATGCTTACTCGGACTCGATCTTTGTGGTGGTGGGCGAGGAGTTCGGTTTTGTCGGGAGCGCGACGCTGATCTTTTTGTATTTTTTCCTAATTTACCGCATGATCATGGTCGCTTTGTCCAGTGATTCTTATTTTGGCGCGATGATAGTGGTGGGGATTATTACGATGTATATCTATCAGATTTTTGAGAATATCGGGATGCTGATCGGGCTCGTGCCGCTGACGGGAATTACGCTGCCGTTTGTCAGTTACGGGGGGACTTCGCTGTTGATCAATATGATCAGTATCGGGTTGATCCAGAGTATCCGGGTGCATAGCGGTGAGGTAAGTGAATAG
- a CDS encoding DMT family transporter, translating to MKGILFALIGGALITLQGVANSRISQDIGTWQAATLTQFTGFILALIILMFARDTSWRKLKKVKPLYLTGGALAAIIIFSNVTAMHHIGVTLTVAVILIAQLGMTFLSDSQGWFGLAKQRMRLPQFVGIGMMIAGVVILS from the coding sequence ATGAAAGGCATTCTATTCGCATTGATCGGCGGGGCGCTCATCACATTGCAAGGTGTGGCGAACTCCCGGATCAGTCAAGACATCGGCACCTGGCAGGCAGCGACGCTGACCCAATTCACTGGGTTTATCCTGGCCCTGATTATATTGATGTTTGCTCGGGACACCAGTTGGAGAAAGCTGAAGAAGGTGAAGCCGTTGTACTTGACGGGCGGCGCTTTGGCGGCCATCATTATTTTCAGCAATGTCACGGCCATGCATCATATCGGGGTCACCCTCACGGTAGCCGTCATTCTCATCGCCCAACTGGGCATGACTTTTCTGAGCGACAGCCAAGGCTGGTTCGGTCTGGCGAAGCAACGGATGAGACTGCCGCAGTTTGTAGGCATCGGGATGATGATCGCGGGCGTGGTGATCTTAAGCTGA
- a CDS encoding Crp/Fnr family transcriptional regulator, with amino-acid sequence MKALNDPVQLQHYLQLHRIESIFNEGIQPYLSLYSYDRGETICAQSEPSHRLYVLVKGKLKIYTTSAEGKTLILSFKTPLEVIGDIEYVQNINTINTVEAVSPVHMIGVPYSILRQYAGDYAPFLQFLLDIITRKFHKKSNSSNFNLMYPVEVRLASYLLSVIYDEQDGAQNGRLSTSNLTDVANLIGTSYRHLNRVIHQFRIDGLINRSKGFIVITHKEALEALANRNIYE; translated from the coding sequence ATGAAAGCACTAAACGATCCGGTTCAACTTCAACATTATCTGCAACTGCATCGCATCGAGTCTATATTTAATGAGGGAATTCAGCCTTATTTGTCCCTGTACTCTTATGACCGTGGAGAAACCATCTGTGCCCAAAGCGAACCTTCCCACCGCCTCTATGTGCTAGTGAAAGGGAAACTGAAAATTTATACGACTTCAGCCGAAGGCAAGACCCTCATTCTCTCGTTCAAAACCCCGCTGGAAGTCATCGGAGACATCGAATATGTGCAGAATATTAACACCATCAACACCGTGGAGGCCGTTTCGCCGGTCCATATGATCGGGGTTCCTTATAGCATCCTAAGGCAATATGCCGGTGATTATGCGCCTTTTCTGCAATTCCTGCTGGATATCATCACACGCAAATTTCACAAGAAGTCCAATTCATCAAATTTCAACTTAATGTATCCGGTGGAAGTGCGGTTGGCAAGTTACTTACTGTCTGTGATTTATGACGAACAGGATGGCGCGCAGAACGGCCGCTTGAGCACATCAAACCTGACGGACGTCGCGAATTTAATCGGAACCAGCTACCGCCATCTAAACCGGGTCATTCACCAATTCCGAATCGATGGGCTTATAAATCGAAGCAAAGGATTCATTGTAATCACCCATAAAGAAGCTTTGGAAGCACTGGCGAACCGCAATATTTACGAATAA
- a CDS encoding DMT family transporter, whose translation MILGLLLAILAGTLVSLQNIFNSKVNEHAASSTTTTLVLGMGFAASMTLGLFFEGGQLFHFHNMQTWYWFSGIIGVGIVTCIVRGIRLLGPTYAISIILMSQLGFALLWDSQGWLGVEQVPFTSRQLIGVLVIVGGILVFKMTEGRGDEQQVKGSAVESTL comes from the coding sequence ATGATACTTGGATTACTGCTGGCAATACTCGCGGGAACTCTGGTCAGTCTGCAAAACATCTTCAACAGTAAAGTTAACGAACACGCTGCGTCTTCGACAACAACGACTTTAGTTCTTGGGATGGGGTTTGCGGCTTCGATGACGCTTGGGCTGTTTTTTGAAGGAGGACAACTCTTTCACTTCCACAATATGCAAACTTGGTACTGGTTCAGCGGCATCATCGGGGTAGGCATCGTCACGTGCATCGTGCGGGGGATTCGGCTGCTCGGTCCGACCTATGCGATCTCCATCATTCTGATGTCTCAGCTGGGATTCGCTCTGTTGTGGGATTCTCAGGGGTGGTTGGGCGTGGAACAGGTTCCTTTTACCTCGAGACAGTTGATTGGCGTGTTGGTGATTGTTGGGGGTATTCTGGTGTTCAAAATGACGGAAGGCCGTGGAGACGAGCAACAGGTTAAGGGCTCGGCCGTGGAGAGTACGTTATAA
- a CDS encoding iron chaperone yields MPTNYTSIDQYISTFPAEVQTILQQLRTTIQEAAPEAAERINYQMPTFDLHGNLVHFAGYKNHIGFYPAPSGIAAFQKELSKYKGAKGSVQFPLDQPMPYELVRRIVEFRVGENVEKALSKRKRK; encoded by the coding sequence ATGCCGACCAATTATACCAGCATTGACCAATACATCTCAACGTTCCCGGCAGAGGTCCAAACCATCCTGCAACAGCTTAGAACAACCATTCAAGAAGCCGCACCCGAAGCTGCAGAGAGAATTAATTATCAAATGCCTACGTTTGATTTACACGGGAATCTGGTCCATTTTGCGGGATATAAAAATCATATCGGGTTTTATCCGGCCCCGAGCGGGATCGCGGCGTTTCAGAAGGAGTTGTCGAAGTATAAAGGGGCCAAAGGCTCTGTGCAATTTCCATTAGATCAGCCGATGCCCTATGAGTTAGTTCGAAGAATTGTTGAATTTCGCGTGGGAGAAAACGTGGAGAAAGCTCTAAGCAAACGTAAGAGAAAGTAG
- a CDS encoding alpha-galactosidase yields the protein MSKKYAFFHSSFINGDKLSLTVDANPDDDYGIAKKYLRVQVSLEYKDCTINWIHMIYPELPILRSFINVILRDDAVLHKTEKSEDSPVRRAYFNELTDDYQDSYPLEPRHCGWKSVEFNDVTDDFDNLLHTQHGLFSRREHRFVKGNLLFVQDHLSKEGLTLIKEGPTPMDYLGGLESDFFIKGINVFTAGWSFDKNDLNTHRTLSTYGSTVLLWSGDEEQALASLNQYHNAIHIFNPDKDAFIMSNTWGDQSSDGRLSEKFLLDELEVAQRTGVTFYQIDDGWQNGTSANSVLPGGAWGMGYYKHNPDFWEVNTRRFPNGLEPIIASANDKGIKMGLWFSPDSINDFENWEKDSDVLIHLHKQYGIAAFKMDGIEFTSKAAEENLTKLLRRVLQFTDSKVFFNMDVTAGIRSGYYGQLQYGSLFLENRFTGNFGSWPNYFPHCTLRNIWMLSRYYPSYRLQAEFLNVKRNVELYQGDVLAPSACGLEYAFAITMFANPLAWMEQTGLDEESVATLERIIPAYREVQSDILAGHVLPIGDEPNGTTWTGFQSASTDHSGYILVIKEYNTDAAQRYKLWNLKDATLRLERILGSGTQEKVEVDSAGHAAFQLDGSFQYALYRYSC from the coding sequence ATGAGTAAGAAATATGCCTTCTTTCATTCCTCTTTCATCAACGGGGACAAGTTAAGCCTGACGGTAGACGCGAATCCGGATGACGATTACGGCATTGCCAAGAAGTATCTGAGAGTACAGGTAAGCCTTGAATATAAGGATTGCACAATCAACTGGATTCATATGATATATCCTGAACTCCCCATCTTAAGATCCTTTATTAACGTAATCCTCAGGGATGACGCCGTGCTGCACAAAACCGAAAAGTCAGAGGATTCACCGGTCCGAAGGGCTTACTTTAACGAGCTCACGGACGATTATCAGGATAGTTACCCTCTAGAGCCAAGACACTGCGGATGGAAGAGCGTTGAATTCAACGACGTGACCGATGATTTCGATAACTTACTACATACCCAGCATGGACTGTTCTCCAGACGAGAGCATCGGTTTGTGAAAGGAAACCTTCTTTTTGTACAAGATCACCTATCTAAAGAAGGACTGACCTTGATTAAAGAGGGACCCACACCGATGGATTATCTCGGAGGCTTGGAGAGTGATTTCTTCATTAAAGGAATCAACGTGTTTACCGCGGGATGGAGTTTTGACAAGAACGACTTAAATACCCACAGAACATTAAGCACCTACGGCAGCACCGTATTGTTGTGGAGCGGAGATGAAGAACAGGCTCTGGCTTCGCTTAATCAATATCATAATGCCATTCATATATTTAACCCTGATAAAGACGCCTTCATTATGTCGAATACCTGGGGCGACCAGTCATCGGACGGCAGACTCAGCGAGAAATTCCTTCTGGACGAGCTTGAGGTGGCGCAAAGAACCGGAGTTACGTTCTATCAGATCGATGACGGCTGGCAAAATGGGACCTCCGCCAACTCGGTTCTTCCCGGCGGCGCTTGGGGAATGGGCTATTATAAACATAATCCCGACTTCTGGGAGGTGAATACCCGGAGGTTCCCTAACGGACTCGAGCCAATCATTGCCTCCGCTAACGATAAAGGAATTAAGATGGGACTATGGTTCTCTCCGGACTCCATTAATGATTTTGAGAATTGGGAGAAAGACAGTGACGTACTCATTCATCTGCACAAACAATATGGAATCGCCGCCTTTAAGATGGACGGAATTGAGTTTACATCCAAAGCGGCTGAGGAGAATCTTACGAAGTTATTAAGGAGAGTTCTCCAATTCACGGATAGCAAAGTATTCTTCAATATGGATGTAACAGCCGGTATTCGAAGCGGTTATTACGGACAGCTACAGTATGGCTCTCTGTTCCTGGAGAACAGGTTTACAGGTAATTTCGGCAGCTGGCCTAACTATTTCCCACACTGTACTTTGAGGAATATCTGGATGCTGTCCCGTTATTATCCTTCCTATCGTTTACAAGCTGAATTCCTGAATGTGAAGAGAAATGTAGAGTTATATCAAGGAGATGTCCTTGCGCCTTCCGCTTGCGGACTTGAGTACGCATTTGCGATCACGATGTTCGCCAATCCCCTTGCGTGGATGGAACAGACGGGGCTTGACGAGGAGTCTGTCGCTACTCTAGAGCGGATCATACCTGCATACAGAGAAGTCCAAAGCGATATTCTGGCTGGACATGTCCTGCCGATCGGCGACGAGCCCAATGGCACCACATGGACAGGCTTCCAATCCGCCTCTACGGATCACTCCGGATATATTCTTGTGATTAAAGAATACAATACGGACGCAGCACAGCGTTATAAACTGTGGAATTTGAAGGATGCGACATTGCGCTTGGAGCGTATTCTGGGGTCAGGAACACAAGAGAAAGTCGAAGTAGATTCGGCCGGTCATGCCGCTTTCCAGCTGGATGGATCGTTTCAATATGCTTTATACAGGTATTCCTGCTAA
- a CDS encoding family 14 glycosylhydrolase, producing the protein MKPWLKNQALKRFMPVSLAILLMFTLIITVPQPTASASMNAGYKTFVMAPLNLPTTTTDWNNFKNQLITLKNNGFAAVTTDVWWGKFEPTNNGFVWNDTNANYLKLAQTVQEAGMKWIPILSFHQCGGNVGDDCNIPLPSWVWSGGTADDRKFKSEQGNYSNEYLSIWYSGAYTQYEEAMQSFKDNFLTSYGSIIEKIYISMGPAGELRYPSYNSHDSGCGYPNRGCWQSFSTPAKNDFIASMQALTGSNLATLNTRWGSSLTNWNQVSPPTDGNTFWTGNGVTSQYGKDYLNWYQGELLAHFDTFMTKAHTKLDAFGVRIGAKVAGVHWKGAEVSGNTMLHSAEQPAGYYNYDQILQKFKDRNADLTFTCLESQNSTGSPVYSYAKDLVIKVADIAKAKGVNIFGENALAFSGDTGKYEQVAEHLFNRNFKGYTHLRMDTFVNSTGGATSDMGLIKPRIVLTPKAITFTVSGVPITSGDEVYISGGNCSGCTDSLGWELGKWQPVTPYMTQMTSTGTAGQYRVTIQVHNNRNYEFKAVKRSSGGTITWESGSNNGVNTSSASAANWTW; encoded by the coding sequence ATGAAACCATGGTTGAAGAACCAAGCTTTGAAACGCTTTATGCCCGTCAGCTTGGCCATCCTGCTTATGTTTACACTGATCATCACGGTTCCTCAGCCAACGGCCTCCGCCAGCATGAATGCAGGCTACAAAACATTCGTCATGGCTCCGCTTAATCTCCCAACCACCACAACAGACTGGAACAACTTCAAGAATCAACTCATCACACTGAAAAATAACGGCTTTGCCGCGGTAACGACCGATGTGTGGTGGGGTAAATTCGAGCCAACCAATAACGGTTTCGTATGGAATGATACGAATGCGAATTATTTGAAGCTCGCTCAAACGGTTCAGGAAGCGGGAATGAAATGGATTCCTATTCTTTCTTTTCATCAATGCGGGGGCAATGTCGGGGATGATTGTAACATTCCTCTTCCATCCTGGGTATGGTCCGGCGGCACCGCGGATGACCGTAAGTTCAAGAGTGAGCAAGGCAACTACAGCAATGAATATTTATCCATCTGGTATTCAGGCGCATACACGCAATATGAAGAAGCGATGCAATCCTTTAAAGACAACTTCCTTACAAGCTATGGAAGCATCATTGAGAAAATTTACATCAGCATGGGTCCCGCCGGCGAATTGCGTTATCCTTCCTACAACAGTCATGACAGCGGCTGCGGTTATCCGAATCGCGGATGCTGGCAATCCTTCTCCACACCGGCCAAAAATGATTTTATCGCAAGCATGCAAGCCTTAACGGGTAGTAATCTGGCGACGTTAAATACGCGCTGGGGATCCAGCTTGACGAATTGGAATCAAGTTTCACCTCCTACCGACGGAAATACCTTCTGGACAGGGAACGGGGTAACTTCCCAATACGGCAAAGACTACTTGAATTGGTATCAGGGCGAGCTCTTGGCTCACTTCGACACGTTTATGACCAAGGCGCATACGAAGCTGGATGCCTTTGGTGTTCGCATTGGAGCTAAAGTTGCCGGTGTCCACTGGAAAGGTGCTGAAGTATCCGGAAACACTATGCTGCATTCCGCGGAGCAACCCGCAGGCTACTACAATTATGATCAGATTCTTCAAAAGTTCAAGGATAGAAATGCAGATTTAACCTTTACCTGTCTGGAATCACAGAATAGTACCGGATCTCCGGTCTATAGCTATGCTAAAGATCTTGTGATTAAAGTAGCGGATATCGCTAAAGCTAAGGGTGTCAATATTTTTGGCGAAAACGCACTAGCTTTCTCAGGTGATACAGGGAAATACGAGCAAGTGGCAGAGCATTTATTTAACCGTAATTTCAAAGGCTACACACATCTGCGGATGGATACTTTTGTGAACAGTACAGGAGGGGCGACCAGCGACATGGGGCTCATTAAGCCTCGGATCGTGTTAACGCCTAAAGCGATTACTTTCACGGTGTCAGGTGTACCGATTACTTCAGGGGATGAGGTATATATTTCGGGAGGCAACTGCTCCGGTTGTACAGATAGTCTAGGCTGGGAATTAGGGAAATGGCAGCCCGTTACGCCTTATATGACCCAGATGACAAGTACAGGCACAGCCGGTCAATATCGCGTAACCATCCAGGTACACAACAACCGAAATTATGAGTTCAAAGCGGTTAAACGCAGCTCCGGCGGCACGATTACTTGGGAGAGCGGAAGCAATAACGGCGTGAATACTTCCTCTGCATCAGCAGCGAACTGGACTTGGTAA
- a CDS encoding sensory rhodopsin transducer, with the protein MHSSAGFTVWYIPDGYIPEDSAGKLVSHESVCVLNSGSMDATVEFTIFFEDRDPIEGINVGVPGRRTRHIRTSMLTNGSATIPVGVPYAIQVTSDLPVIVQYSRLDSTQAENALMSTMAFPIKYPEA; encoded by the coding sequence ATGCACTCTTCTGCAGGTTTCACGGTTTGGTATATTCCTGACGGTTATATTCCTGAGGACAGCGCAGGCAAGCTGGTCAGCCACGAATCGGTCTGTGTGCTGAACAGCGGGTCCATGGATGCGACGGTAGAATTTACGATATTTTTTGAGGACAGGGATCCCATAGAGGGCATTAATGTTGGGGTGCCGGGACGGAGGACCCGGCATATCCGGACAAGTATGCTTACGAACGGATCCGCAACGATTCCGGTCGGCGTTCCCTATGCGATTCAGGTGACGAGCGACCTGCCGGTCATTGTCCAATACAGCCGTCTGGACTCCACCCAGGCTGAGAACGCTTTAATGAGCACGATGGCTTTTCCAATAAAGTATCCCGAGGCGTAA